In one window of Bacteroidota bacterium DNA:
- a CDS encoding Crp/Fnr family transcriptional regulator, producing MVWKKADCRNVIENQDSIFSVCTLEEKRILLKGHYCSSFKKGEIIYKQGNKPLGLIILSKGKVKIYKETPGKKEHIVRLAKPMSFIGFRALFAESSYIATAKALEDVTICVIEREKLNSVISSNGKLSLRIIKYIATELGASNNRSVFLTQKYLDGRLADAILFLHNIYGYQSDNKTIDVSLSRKEIANLSNMNTSNAIRTLSTFASDNIISLKGRKIQILDLKKLENISEISTK from the coding sequence ATGGTATGGAAAAAAGCAGATTGTAGGAATGTTATTGAAAATCAGGATTCTATTTTCAGTGTTTGCACTTTAGAAGAAAAAAGGATACTCCTGAAAGGACATTATTGTTCCTCTTTCAAGAAAGGCGAGATTATATATAAGCAAGGTAATAAACCACTTGGTTTGATAATTTTATCAAAAGGAAAAGTTAAAATTTATAAAGAAACTCCCGGAAAAAAGGAGCATATAGTCAGATTAGCTAAACCTATGAGTTTCATTGGTTTTAGGGCTTTGTTTGCCGAAAGTAGTTATATAGCTACTGCAAAAGCCCTGGAGGATGTAACAATTTGTGTTATAGAAAGAGAGAAACTTAATAGTGTGATTTCTTCTAATGGGAAATTATCTTTGCGTATTATTAAATACATAGCCACAGAACTTGGAGCTTCAAATAACAGATCGGTTTTTCTTACTCAAAAATACTTAGATGGAAGACTGGCTGATGCTATATTATTCCTACATAATATTTATGGTTATCAGAGCGACAATAAAACTATAGATGTGAGTTTGTCGAGAAAAGAAATTGCAAATCTTTCTAATATGAATACCTCGAATGCAATTAGAACTTTATCTACTTTTGCAAGCGACAATATTATATCTTTAAAAGGCAGAAAAATCCAAATACTAGATCTGAAAAAGCTTGAAAATATTAGTGAAATTAGTACTAAGTGA
- a CDS encoding T9SS type A sorting domain-containing protein, translating into MRKITLLLALFAISVFTFGQIEKCQDLSKTDKLHKMSAKVMNGAKAAGDTIYYEDFGAGMPAGWTSVDNTGNNFDWIYSTVGPTGAWTGSWPAPADAIGSPTAANGFMMLPMDYYNTDASGQMVTTTVDMDGYLQTSAFDFTNEPTVILTLSSEFRTCCASTAELWISVSTDGTNWSDHFIANADIPNNEWWYTEPEFNISDIAAGMSTVYIRFGVTDASHYFWEIDDVVFIKGPANDIVIEKNYAYFFANTGYYNQVPIGQAEADSVFWDCAFFNNGSNTAYNCVLDIEVEHDTQGSVYTSTSAPVTLMAYERDTLRLSEFGDGYSPQATGEYTMTYTISSDSIDEITEDNSGEKSFLVSDFVYARDDGNVEEFDEVSPQIWSGGQIDGYLFGVTYQLVADTTEVHQMQIYVQNTSEEGATIIGKLMESDGSGGYNPVLTTQEYTISWTDTSTWMTLNFELDGQSEILEPGRYLLALECYFQGFDFYVGEDNTTEQAAWATVWNDPTDPGFYYYTNYFQSPAIRMLVFDPLAPDPLVITEDAPASIVAGDLYEFTPTVAGGTPPYTWAVPTIPAWLSWDGGTGVLSGTPEVTDIGDGDVVIEVSDDAGVTDTYAFTIDIINSINENESNISVYPNPTNGLLNINNVQGASVRITNLVGELVATIDKADAFNTVDMTNFAPGTYLVKIINNSQVITKKINLEK; encoded by the coding sequence ATGAGAAAAATTACGTTGTTATTAGCATTATTTGCTATCTCAGTTTTCACATTCGGACAGATTGAGAAATGTCAAGATTTATCGAAAACTGACAAATTGCACAAAATGAGTGCAAAAGTTATGAATGGAGCAAAAGCTGCAGGAGACACCATCTATTATGAAGATTTTGGAGCTGGAATGCCAGCTGGTTGGACTTCTGTTGACAATACAGGAAATAACTTTGATTGGATTTATTCTACAGTAGGACCAACAGGTGCATGGACAGGTAGTTGGCCAGCTCCAGCAGATGCTATTGGCTCACCAACAGCTGCAAATGGTTTTATGATGCTTCCAATGGATTATTATAATACTGATGCTTCAGGACAGATGGTAACTACTACTGTTGATATGGATGGCTATCTACAAACTAGTGCTTTTGATTTTACAAACGAACCAACTGTTATTTTAACTTTATCTTCTGAATTCAGAACCTGTTGTGCATCAACAGCTGAATTATGGATTTCTGTTAGTACAGATGGTACAAATTGGTCAGACCATTTCATAGCTAATGCTGATATTCCAAACAATGAGTGGTGGTACACAGAACCAGAATTTAACATTTCTGATATTGCTGCCGGAATGTCAACAGTCTATATCAGATTTGGAGTAACTGATGCAAGTCACTATTTCTGGGAAATTGATGATGTAGTTTTCATCAAAGGACCTGCCAATGATATTGTAATTGAGAAAAATTATGCATATTTTTTCGCAAACACTGGATATTACAATCAGGTTCCTATCGGTCAAGCAGAAGCAGATTCAGTTTTTTGGGATTGTGCATTCTTCAATAATGGCTCAAACACTGCCTATAATTGTGTTCTTGATATAGAAGTAGAACATGATACTCAAGGTTCGGTTTACACCAGCACGAGTGCTCCTGTAACACTTATGGCTTATGAAAGAGATACTCTACGTTTATCAGAATTTGGTGATGGATACAGCCCTCAAGCAACTGGCGAATACACTATGACTTATACAATTTCTTCTGATTCAATTGATGAAATTACTGAAGACAATAGTGGTGAAAAAAGTTTCTTAGTTTCTGATTTCGTATATGCAAGAGACGATGGTAATGTTGAAGAATTTGATGAAGTTTCTCCACAAATATGGTCAGGCGGACAAATTGATGGTTATTTGTTTGGAGTTACATATCAATTAGTTGCAGATACCACTGAAGTTCATCAGATGCAAATTTATGTTCAAAATACTTCTGAAGAAGGAGCGACAATTATTGGTAAACTTATGGAAAGTGACGGTTCTGGTGGATATAATCCGGTACTTACAACTCAGGAATATACAATCAGCTGGACAGATACATCTACTTGGATGACATTAAATTTTGAATTAGATGGTCAATCTGAAATTCTAGAACCAGGGAGATATTTACTAGCTTTAGAATGTTATTTCCAAGGTTTCGATTTTTATGTAGGTGAAGATAATACAACAGAACAGGCTGCATGGGCTACTGTTTGGAACGACCCAACTGATCCTGGTTTTTACTATTATACAAACTATTTTCAATCTCCTGCTATTCGAATGTTAGTATTTGATCCATTAGCTCCAGACCCATTAGTTATTACAGAAGATGCCCCTGCATCAATAGTTGCCGGTGATCTTTATGAATTTACTCCAACTGTTGCCGGTGGAACACCTCCTTACACTTGGGCCGTTCCTACAATTCCTGCATGGTTGTCATGGGACGGTGGAACCGGAGTTTTATCCGGAACACCTGAAGTTACTGATATCGGCGATGGCGATGTAGTAATTGAAGTTTCTGATGATGCCGGAGTTACTGATACTTATGCTTTCACAATTGATATAATTAATAGTATCAATGAAAATGAAAGTAACATTAGTGTTTATCCAAATCCAACAAATGGATTATTAAACATTAATAATGTTCAAGGTGCTTCTGTAAGAATTACAAATCTTGTAGGAGAATTAGTTGCAACAATTGACAAAGCAGATGCTTTCAATACTGTTGATATGACTAATTTTGCACCGGGTACGTATCTTGTAAAGATTATTAACAATAGTCAAGTTATTACTAAGAAAATCAACTTGGAGAAATAA
- a CDS encoding NAD+ synthase: MKIALAQLNYHIGNFELNTKLIIEAIEKAKLQKADIVIFSELSVCGYPPQDLLEQKEFIFDCKKSADKIVEVCDEIAAVIGLPTINESPKGKKLFNSAYFIYDKKIQTIHHKTLLPTYDIFDEYRYFESNTDFALANYKNQKIAITICEDLWHDQPVENSFAKNKLYRDSPLERLKKLNPDFVINISASPFSYTQEEVRKNVLADNAKKYNLPIFYVNQVGAQTELIFDGGSQIVNSEGNSIKSLKYFEEDFLIFDLDELELPASEKSELNMQKPEIQYIAKIHDALVLGIKDYFAKMNFKSATLGLSGGIDSAVTLVLAVKALGKENLRVLLMPSKYSSDHSIKDAIDLAKNLGIKYDVINIEEIVSKFELSLNELFKECESDLTEENIQARIRGTLLMALSNKFGNILLNTSNKSEAAVGYGTLYGDMNGGLSVLGDVYKTDVFRLAEFINIENEIIPINTIEKPPSAELRPDQKDSDSLPDYDILDDVLYNYIEMKKSYKEIIEQGFDSDLVKRIIKMVNNNEYKRFQTPPILRISSKAFGMGRRMPLVAMY; encoded by the coding sequence ATGAAAATCGCTTTAGCTCAATTAAATTATCATATCGGAAATTTTGAATTGAACACAAAATTGATAATCGAAGCAATCGAAAAAGCAAAACTTCAAAAAGCTGATATTGTAATTTTTTCAGAACTGTCTGTTTGTGGATATCCACCTCAGGATTTGTTAGAACAAAAGGAGTTTATTTTCGATTGCAAAAAATCTGCTGATAAAATTGTAGAAGTTTGTGATGAAATTGCTGCTGTGATTGGCTTGCCTACAATAAATGAAAGTCCGAAAGGAAAAAAACTATTTAATTCTGCATATTTTATTTATGATAAAAAAATTCAAACTATTCATCATAAAACACTTTTACCAACTTACGATATTTTTGATGAATACCGATATTTTGAATCGAACACAGATTTCGCTTTGGCAAATTACAAAAACCAAAAAATTGCAATTACTATTTGTGAAGACTTATGGCACGACCAGCCTGTAGAGAATTCTTTTGCTAAAAATAAACTTTACAGAGATTCACCACTTGAGCGACTTAAAAAGTTAAATCCAGATTTTGTAATTAATATTTCTGCCTCTCCATTTTCATATACTCAAGAGGAAGTTAGGAAAAACGTTCTTGCTGACAATGCAAAAAAATACAACTTGCCAATCTTTTATGTTAATCAAGTTGGAGCTCAGACCGAGCTTATTTTTGATGGAGGCTCGCAAATTGTAAATTCTGAGGGAAATTCGATAAAATCTCTGAAATATTTTGAGGAAGATTTTTTAATTTTTGATTTAGACGAGCTTGAACTTCCTGCTTCCGAAAAATCAGAATTGAACATGCAAAAGCCAGAAATTCAATACATTGCAAAAATTCATGATGCTTTAGTTTTAGGAATTAAAGACTATTTCGCTAAAATGAATTTCAAAAGTGCTACATTAGGATTATCTGGTGGAATTGACTCTGCTGTTACTTTAGTGCTGGCAGTTAAGGCTTTAGGAAAAGAAAACCTAAGAGTTTTACTTATGCCATCGAAATACTCCTCCGACCATTCCATAAAAGATGCTATTGATTTAGCAAAGAATCTGGGAATAAAATATGATGTTATTAATATTGAAGAAATTGTTTCAAAATTTGAATTATCATTAAACGAGCTATTTAAGGAGTGTGAAAGCGATCTTACAGAAGAGAATATTCAAGCTCGAATTCGTGGAACTTTGCTTATGGCTTTATCCAATAAGTTTGGAAATATATTATTAAATACTTCAAATAAAAGCGAAGCAGCTGTTGGATATGGAACATTGTATGGCGACATGAACGGTGGTTTATCTGTTCTTGGTGATGTGTATAAAACTGATGTTTTTCGATTGGCTGAATTTATAAATATTGAAAATGAGATTATTCCAATAAATACTATTGAAAAGCCACCATCAGCTGAACTTAGACCAGATCAGAAAGATTCAGATTCTTTACCTGATTATGATATTCTGGATGATGTTTTATATAATTATATAGAAATGAAGAAATCTTATAAAGAGATTATAGAGCAAGGCTTTGATTCAGATTTAGTAAAAAGAATTATCAAAATGGTAAACAATAATGAGTACAAAAGATTTCAAACGCCCCCAATTTTGAGAATTTCTTCAAAAGCGTTTGGGATGGGCAGACGAATGCCGCTTGTTGCGATGTATTAG
- a CDS encoding PorT family protein, whose product MKIKILLFVAAVLMGTSLYSQSTLEKPLRLSLIARPQLSWLKSDYKNVETDGLKMGLAFGLNLDYYFQENYAFSTGIFINNTGGKLNYLDSVTFIHENTAEGFDKNTHVEYKLRYIEIPFALKLKTAEIGYFTYFGQIGLNTFYNIGAVGDISNPNKFIEKENISDEVNFFSLGYSIGGGLEYSLGTNMSLSASLIFTNGFLDLTTNIDEKAEGYEKREEDKTILNTISFQIGVLF is encoded by the coding sequence ATGAAAATTAAGATATTATTATTTGTTGCAGCAGTATTGATGGGCACATCATTATATTCTCAAAGCACGCTTGAAAAGCCTTTAAGGCTGAGCCTGATAGCAAGACCACAACTGTCTTGGTTGAAGTCTGATTATAAAAATGTTGAAACAGACGGGCTTAAAATGGGATTAGCTTTCGGATTGAATCTTGATTATTATTTTCAGGAAAACTATGCTTTTTCAACCGGAATTTTTATTAATAATACTGGAGGGAAGCTGAATTATCTCGATTCAGTTACATTTATCCATGAAAACACAGCCGAAGGTTTCGACAAAAATACTCATGTAGAATATAAACTAAGGTATATTGAAATTCCTTTTGCCTTAAAACTGAAAACCGCCGAGATTGGCTATTTTACATATTTTGGACAAATTGGCTTAAATACATTTTATAATATCGGGGCTGTTGGTGATATTTCAAATCCGAACAAATTTATTGAAAAAGAAAATATTAGCGATGAAGTAAACTTCTTCAGTTTGGGATATAGCATAGGTGGTGGTTTGGAATATTCGCTTGGTACAAATATGTCTCTTTCTGCAAGCCTCATATTCACTAACGGATTTTTAGACCTAACAACAAATATTGATGAAAAAGCAGAGGGATACGAAAAACGTGAGGAAGACAAAACAATTTTAAATACAATTTCATTTCAAATAGGAGTTTTGTTTTAG